The Bryobacteraceae bacterium genome includes a window with the following:
- a CDS encoding radical SAM protein — MLLATLPDKYARVMGTDWSTAVEANPDGTAKYVPNGLRVIEALLVRRFGAENVAVCYPDQLGLFVGPDTRVIGIHAHNPLGITFATDVYAGFYGSDCEPINAAEFRRLIHHPAIDEHRGHLKLIVGGPGAWQIAHKGLQSEWRIDTIVDGEAEEIAVDLFERAVRGEELPARIECKSPKLESIPAGINRSTFGVVEITRGCGRGCQFCSVALRSGKSIPLDHILENVRRAVAQGADTITLCTEDLFLYEQGKRFTTNLPALKRLFESVAAVPGVKHIMMTHGTMAPVVVQPHIVEELHLAVDKSVNQHPDSTHPENRYAMMFVGLETGSVRLFRQFMKGKSYPFRPEQWPDVVLKGMEIMNRANWFPMCTFILGLPGETDEDTKQSLDLLFALKDAKWCVIPTLFVPLEDTKLATKDGAKIARLTELQWEFFFTCWRYNIDFFRRERSVQWKFNLGIPIYYYLLGRKLFGPAMKWPLFRLAHFPEWLLRRHLYLDFSGRMQPVYSTPDAVPIPEERRRPELPVLA, encoded by the coding sequence ATGCTGCTCGCCACGCTGCCGGACAAGTACGCCCGCGTGATGGGCACGGACTGGTCGACGGCCGTCGAAGCGAACCCCGACGGGACGGCGAAGTACGTGCCGAACGGGCTGCGCGTCATCGAAGCCCTTCTCGTCCGGCGTTTCGGCGCGGAAAACGTCGCGGTCTGCTATCCCGATCAGTTGGGGCTTTTCGTCGGACCCGACACGCGGGTCATTGGAATCCACGCCCATAATCCCCTCGGAATTACGTTCGCCACGGACGTGTACGCCGGCTTCTACGGCAGCGATTGCGAGCCCATCAATGCAGCCGAATTCCGCCGCCTGATTCATCACCCTGCGATCGATGAACACCGCGGGCATCTGAAGCTGATCGTCGGCGGTCCCGGGGCGTGGCAGATCGCCCACAAGGGGCTGCAGTCGGAATGGAGGATCGACACGATCGTCGACGGCGAGGCGGAAGAGATCGCCGTGGATCTGTTCGAGCGCGCCGTGCGGGGCGAAGAGCTGCCCGCGCGGATCGAGTGCAAGTCGCCGAAGCTGGAATCGATCCCCGCGGGGATCAACCGCTCCACGTTCGGCGTGGTGGAGATCACGCGCGGCTGCGGGCGGGGATGCCAATTCTGCTCGGTGGCTCTGCGCTCCGGCAAGAGCATTCCGCTGGATCACATCCTCGAGAACGTCCGCCGCGCCGTCGCGCAGGGCGCGGACACGATCACCCTGTGCACCGAAGATCTCTTCCTGTACGAGCAGGGCAAGCGTTTCACAACCAACTTGCCCGCCCTCAAACGGCTGTTTGAAAGCGTGGCTGCCGTGCCGGGCGTGAAACACATCATGATGACGCACGGCACGATGGCGCCCGTTGTCGTTCAGCCGCACATCGTCGAAGAACTCCATCTCGCCGTCGACAAGAGCGTCAACCAGCATCCGGACTCGACGCATCCCGAGAACCGCTACGCCATGATGTTCGTCGGGCTGGAGACTGGCTCGGTCCGTCTCTTCAGGCAGTTCATGAAGGGCAAGAGCTATCCCTTCCGTCCCGAACAGTGGCCCGACGTGGTGCTGAAGGGCATGGAGATCATGAACCGGGCCAACTGGTTCCCGATGTGCACGTTCATCCTCGGCCTGCCCGGGGAGACGGACGAGGACACGAAACAGTCGCTCGACCTGCTCTTCGCGCTGAAAGACGCGAAGTGGTGCGTCATTCCGACGCTGTTCGTGCCTCTGGAAGACACGAAGCTCGCCACGAAAGACGGAGCCAAGATCGCCCGGCTGACCGAGCTGCAATGGGAGTTTTTCTTCACCTGCTGGCGCTACAACATCGATTTCTTCCGCCGCGAGCGCAGCGTGCAGTGGAAGTTCAACCTGGGCATTCCGATTTACTACTACCTGCTGGGACGCAAGCTTTTCGGTCCGGCGATGAAATGGCCGCTGTTCCGGCTGGCGCACTTCCCCGAATGGCTTCTGCGCCGCCATCTGTATCTGGATTTCAGCGGACGCATGCAGCCCGTCTACTCGACGCCGGACGCCGTGCCCATTCCCGAAGAAAGGCGCCGCCCGGAACTGCCGGTGCTGGCCTGA